A region from the Aegilops tauschii subsp. strangulata cultivar AL8/78 chromosome 5, Aet v6.0, whole genome shotgun sequence genome encodes:
- the LOC109743826 gene encoding E3 ubiquitin protein ligase DRIP2: MGHAPGVARVRRALLAPCVTCPLCDGYFREASAFTECGHTFCRECIMKKIDEEEIEACPVCDVALGITPEEKLRADISIQAIRNYLFPPKAEVDAFEAPSITLPAKRKERSISSLVQTPKMATQTTLTGRRTKAARRTITSQTFSLSKLPNKSEDRDQMAEKASALKSTKMTTSANKKQNTVDISEDGKNRGTIDKEELEKPLRSLVVASAKKSQNPSSCPKESHKNKTTTEHTPRESPEADSHDGITTRVWFSLVTSPNQVEAKLLPQLEKNFYRIKDGTMRVSSILRLIMKKLELASDDKVEILCHDESVCPSTTLHGLLERWLSCKPKDEVLRPVGAPANEFVMELRYRRCPGSRPLCCTMKIASLPCHCST; the protein is encoded by the exons ATGGGGCACGCGCCGGGGGTAGCTCGCGTGCGGCGGGCGCTGCTCGCCCCGTGCGTGACGTGCCCGCTCTGCGACGGGTACTTCCGCGAGGCCAGCGCCTTCACCGAGTGCGGCCACACCT TTTGCCGGGAATGTATTATGAAGAAAATAGATGAGGAGGAGATCGAAGCCTGCCCAGTGTGCGATGTTGCTCTTGGGATCACTCCTGAAGAGAAACTCCG GGCTGATATAAGTATTCAGGCTATCAGAAATTATTTGTTTCCACCTAAGGCAGAAGTAGATGCTTTTGAGGCTCCAAGTATTACATTGCCAGCGAAGAGAAAAGAGAGGTCCATTTCTTCCTTGGTTCAAACCccaaagatggcaacacaaacTACTCTGACAGGACGGAGAACCAAAGCTGCAAGAAGGACTATCACATCCCAGACGTTTTCTCTCAGTAAATTGCCAAATAAATCTGAAGACCGCGATCAGATGGCTGAGAAGGCCTCGGCACTAAAATCTACCAAGATGACAACATCTGCAAATAAAAAACAG AACACTGTAGATATTTCTGAAGATGGAAAGAATCGCGGGACGATTGACAAGGAAGAGCTTGAGAAGCCCTTACGGAGTTTAGTCGTGGCAAGCGCGAAGAAATCGCAGAATCCAAGTTCTTGTCCCAAGGAAAGTCACAAAAATAAAACAACCACAGAGCATACTCCGAGGGAAAGCCCAGAAGCAGACTCGCATGATGGAATAACTACCCGAGTCTGGTTTTCATTAGTCACTTCACCGAACCA GGTAGAAGCAAAACTGTTGCCTCAGCTAGAAAAGAATTTCTACAGAATCAA AGATGGAACTATGCGGGTATCCTCCATCCTGAGGCTGATTATGAAAAAACTTGAGCTAGCAAGTGACGATAAG GTGGAGATCTTATGCCATGACGAGTCGGTGTGCCCCTCGACGACGCTGCACGGCCTACTCGAGCGGTGGCTGAGCTGCAAGCCGAAGGACGAGGTCCTGAGGCCGGTGGGTGCTCCGGCGAATGAGTTTGTGATGGAGCTGCGCTACCGCCGGTGCCCGGGGTCCAGGCCCCTTTGCTGCACGATGAAGATAGCGTCCCTCCCCTGCCATTGCAGCACCTAG